The genomic window ATCCGTTGCCAGATGGACGACCCGGATGTTTGCACCGGTCATGAAATGGGCAGATGCCGGCATGCACCAGGCGGCCAGCAGGAAAAGGGCGGCCAGGATGGCCGCCAGCTTTCCCAACCCGGCCTCCCAGGCTCCGGCGCATGGCGACAGTCGGATTGACCGCCGAACCGCGCGATGCCATCGCGCTCGGGTCGAGAAGGGCATGGCCGGCTCCGTCAAGCCCTTCGGCCTTGCACCGTCGGGTCGATGGTGCAGGGTCCCGCGTCTTTCCGCGATGCGAGCGCCCGCGACCGGAGGTCCGGCGGCGGCGCTTGGATCCGGCCGGCCGTTCGCGCTGTCCGGTCCCGGCGCCATCGCGGTCGAGGTGGCCTGGCGACCGTGAGCCGGTCCGCCGCGGCCGCCCCGGAGCATGGCCGGAGCAGCCGCGGCCGGCTCAGTACTGCACGCCGCGGGTCAACGCGCCGTCGGCGACCAGGTTGCAGCCGGTGATGAAGCTGGCCCGTGGGCTGGCCAGCATCACCGCGGCATAGGCGATCTCTTCCGGCTTGCCCATGCGGCCGGTCGGGTTCAGCGCCAGCGCCTGCTTGAACAGGTCGGGCATGTTCTGCTCGATGTGATCCCACGGGCCGCCCTTGAAGTAGATGTTGCCCGGCGAGACCGAATTGGCGCGGATCCCCTTGGGCGCGAGCTGCAGCGCCAGGCCCTGGGTGTAGTGGATCAGCGCCGCCTTCATTGCGCCGTAGGCGCCGGCGGCGAAGTCGAGCTCGCGGCCCGACACGCTGGAGATCACCACGATCGACCCGGCCGGCGACTTCTCCAGATGGGGCATTGCCGCATTCACGGTGCGGATCGTGTGCAGCATGTCGATCTGGAACTGGGCGTTCCAGGCGTTCTCGTCCTGGCCGATGGCCAGCGCGCTGACGTTCGGCACCACGACGTCGAGCCCGCCGAACTCCGCGGCGACATCGTTGACCCATTGCGCCAGCGCCGGGCCGTCGCCGACGTCGAGGGCGCGGCCGCTGGCCCGCACCCCGCGCGCCGCCAGCGCCTTGACGGCGTCGTCGACATCGCCGGCGTTGCGGCCGCAGACGGCGACGTCGCAGCCTTCTTCGGCCAGCAGGTCGGCGATGCGCCGGCCGATGCCCTTGGAGCCGCCGGTGACCAGCGCCTTCTTGCCCTTCAGTTGCAGATCCATGCTTGTTTCCTCCCCTGTTCCGGCCGATTCAGGCCAGGTACCGTTTCGAGATGGCGGCGCCGACCGTGTATTTCGGGTCGACGAAATTGCCGAGGCGGACCCTGCCGCACTGGCTCAACATCATGTAGGCGTCCCACTGGTCGAAGCCGAAGTCGGCGACCATCCAGCGGACCAGCTCGCGATAGGCGATGCGGGTGGCGTCCTCCAACGGGCGGGCGCTGCCGATGGCCATGATCACCTGGTCGTTCTCCAGCCGCGGCCACTGGATCGTCCAGCCCTTGATCAGGTCGACCCGGATGGTCGTGGTCGAGGGGTATTCGACCGCGACGCCACAGACCTCGCCGTCGCCCTGGCAGGCGTGCGCGTCGCCGATGAACAGGCGCGCGCCGGCGGTGCGCACCGGCAGATAGGTGATGCTGCCCGGGCCCATGTCCGGCAGGTCCATGTTGCCGCCGTGGTTGTCCGGCGTCAGCGAGTTGATGCTGTCGATTTCCGGCGAGCAGCTGAGCGTGCCGATATGCGGGCGATAGGGCAGGGTGACGCGGTCGCTCCAGTAGACGTTGTGTTCGTCGACGTCGACCTTGCGCACCACCTCCGGCAGCGGGTCGTTCAGCATGGCGGTATAGTAGGTGCCGGTCAGCGCGCCGAATTCCTCGATCATGCAGCAGGTGCCGCGCGGGTTCGGGCCGCGCGGCGCCATGCTCTCGATGTGCACGGCCAGCGCGTCGCCCTTCTCCGCGCCCTCGACCATGATCGGCCCGTTCTGCGGGTTGACGAAGGGCATCCGCAGCTTGTCCTTCGGCTTGTCCGCCTCGGTCTTGATCGCGCCCTCGAAGGCGTCGCGGGTCTCGACCACGATGCGGTCGCCCGGCCTGACGGTCAGCACCGGCGCCGAATAGGGCCCGATGGTGTAGTGGAAGGTGCCCTGCACCGCCTCGGTCAACTGGTGGGTCGTACCGCCGACGCCTCCGGCGACGCCGCGCGCCTGCATGATCGAACCGGCAAGCCAGTCTGCTGCATGTTCCGGCGAATCCATCGCGCATTCCCTCCTCGCTGGCGGCCGCGGCGGCGCGGCGCGGATTATCAACCGATCCGCGGCGGCGCTGTAATCGCCGCCGTCGGTCCTGCGCCGCTGTTTTCTCGCCCGACTTGGCGCCCTTGCGCGCGGCTTGGCGGCGACCTAAGCTGACCCGACTAATAATTCGGCAACGACTGAATAAAGGGGAGGAAGGTCGTGCGGACAGGGACTACTACGCCTATCGGACTGCGTACAGCGCTTGCCATCGCCGGTTCTACCGCATTGGTCAGTATTTCCAGCGCCGTTACGGCACAGGAGCTGGCACCGGTAAAGGTCACTTTCATCCAGCATTGCTGCTCCGGCGCGACCTTCTTCCAGCCGATGCAATTC from Alphaproteobacteria bacterium includes these protein-coding regions:
- a CDS encoding SDR family NAD(P)-dependent oxidoreductase, encoding MDLQLKGKKALVTGGSKGIGRRIADLLAEEGCDVAVCGRNAGDVDDAVKALAARGVRASGRALDVGDGPALAQWVNDVAAEFGGLDVVVPNVSALAIGQDENAWNAQFQIDMLHTIRTVNAAMPHLEKSPAGSIVVISSVSGRELDFAAGAYGAMKAALIHYTQGLALQLAPKGIRANSVSPGNIYFKGGPWDHIEQNMPDLFKQALALNPTGRMGKPEEIAYAAVMLASPRASFITGCNLVADGALTRGVQY
- a CDS encoding acetamidase/formamidase family protein — translated: MQARGVAGGVGGTTHQLTEAVQGTFHYTIGPYSAPVLTVRPGDRIVVETRDAFEGAIKTEADKPKDKLRMPFVNPQNGPIMVEGAEKGDALAVHIESMAPRGPNPRGTCCMIEEFGALTGTYYTAMLNDPLPEVVRKVDVDEHNVYWSDRVTLPYRPHIGTLSCSPEIDSINSLTPDNHGGNMDLPDMGPGSITYLPVRTAGARLFIGDAHACQGDGEVCGVAVEYPSTTTIRVDLIKGWTIQWPRLENDQVIMAIGSARPLEDATRIAYRELVRWMVADFGFDQWDAYMMLSQCGRVRLGNFVDPKYTVGAAISKRYLA